The genomic stretch GAGCTCGCGGGCGAACCCGTCCAACGCGGCCGGCGGGATGGGGGACGGACGGATCTTCCTCCTGTGGTGCGGTGGGGTCGCTCCGCGGATGAAGCGGGAGCGCGGTACGAGGCGCAGCCGGATTCCCTGTGCGTCGGCCTCGCGGACCAGGCTGCTCATTTCGGGGTTGACCAGGATTTCACGCGTGATGAGCACGATCAGCCCCGAATGCCGCGCGGCCATGTGGGCGATGTTCGCGCGGGCGATGGAACTCTCGGCGGCCGAGAGGCGGTCGGCGGGCGAGCGACCGCTCAGGTGCGCCGGTTCGATGTGCGGTAAATGAGCGGCCTCCAGGACGCTGAGCGCGATGTCGACGCCCCCCGACCAGGCCGCGATGTCCGCGCTGTACTCCTGCACCGCCGTGTGGTCGAGGAGATCGACCGGGGTGGCCTCGGCCACCCCGCCCTCCTCTGCGATCTGGTGTTCCAGCGTGTTGACGGCGTCCTGCGAGCGGTCGGCGAGGAACACGAAGGCGCGTTCACGGGCGAGAGCCCTGGCGACGGCGCTTCCGAGCTGGCCGGCCGCGCCGTAGACGACGGCCATGGCGTTCTCAAACGACAATGATCCACCCCTTGTGGCCTGCGGCCTCAGCCATGGGCGCGGGAAGAGCGGTCCGGGTCGGGCGGGCCGGGCCCGGTGGCGTCCATGGATCACCCGGTGGCGGCGTCCGGTGTCCGGGACGGTGCCCGGTGGGAAAGTGAGTGTAGATGTCTGATCGGCGTGCGGCGTGCGACGGCTCCCCTGGAACCGTGAACTCTTCCGATTTCCTGTCTTCCATGTCCAAAGCGTCTGGTTGGCGCCTGCTCGGCTCCGGGACTTCCCCTGCGTTACGCCATCTTCCGGAAGATTAGGGGGCCGTGGGAAGGGAATGCGTCTTTTCGTGTGCGCCGTGGTGGTGACCTGTCCTTCGCGGCGTCCGCGGACTCCCGCCGGCGCGTTCGAGCACCCCCGGAGCGCCCGCGGAGCGACCTGCCGCGCGCTCCACGGCACCGCCTCCGCCGATCGCCGCCTTCGGCCACCGCTTTCTCCGACCGCCTCGAACTGGCCTGTGGCCGACTCTCTCGCCCCTCCGCGGCGCTGCCCGGCCGACCCGCCGCGGCAGGCGCCTCGGCGGGCGCCGTGGGCGGGCGGCAGCGGCCGGGCGGGCGCCGGGTACCGGCCACGCGGGACGCGACCGCCCCGGAAGCGCGGGCGGCTTCCGGGGCGGTCGCGTCGGGGCGCGGGTGGCGCGGGGCGTCAGCCGGTGGGCGCCGCCGAGAACTGGCCGGGGCGGCGGCCGGGCCCGCCGGGCCCCGGTACGCCTGCGCGATG from Actinacidiphila yeochonensis CN732 encodes the following:
- a CDS encoding SDR family NAD(P)-dependent oxidoreductase; protein product: MSFENAMAVVYGAAGQLGSAVARALARERAFVFLADRSQDAVNTLEHQIAEEGGVAEATPVDLLDHTAVQEYSADIAAWSGGVDIALSVLEAAHLPHIEPAHLSGRSPADRLSAAESSIARANIAHMAARHSGLIVLITREILVNPEMSSLVREADAQGIRLRLVPRSRFIRGATPPHHRRKIRPSPIPPAALDGFARELVSWTSRLAAGTHTEPIAERPLE